TACCGCGTGCAGGACATCGCGGGCCGGGTGCACCTGAGCCAGAGCGCACTCTCCCGACTCATCGGCCGCCTGGAGAAGGACGGCCTGGTGGAGCGCGCGATGTGCAGCGAGGACCGGCGCGGGGTGCGGGTCGTGCTCACCGACAAGGGCCGCCGACTGCACGCGGAGGTGCGGCCGCTGCAGCGTGCGGTGCTTGAGCGGACGCTGCAGCGGGCGGACTCCCAGTAGTCCGTGCGCCTTATACGCCGGACGTCTCGCTCCAGAACGCGCTGAGCGCGGTGTCGCCGGTGACGTGCGGGAAAGGCGCGCGGTTCCACAGCGCCAGGTAGAGGTGCTCGGCGGGACCAGACAGTTCACAGTCGGCCGGGCCTTCGTCGCCCCGCACCGTGACGGGCGGCTCCTGAGAGAGGCGCACGGTCCACACGGCATCCGCCTGCACATCACCATTCGCGACCGCATCAGCATTCGCGTCCGTCGTCCGTACGCGCAGGACCCGGGGCTCCTGCGTGCGCACCCTGCTGCGCGAGCGCGCGTGGAATCCGCGGAGCAACTCGTCGATCCCGTCCGCGGCGAACTCCGTGCCGATCGGGGAAGGTGTGCCCTCTTGCGCGGACTCGGCGTCCACGCGGTGGATCGTTGTCTCGTTCGCCTGCCGCCGCGCCCAGAACGCGAGCGGGGACGCCGCGGGCAGGAACGTCCAGCACTGCAGGTCGGGCGCCGCTGCACGCAGCGTGTCGACCAGGTCGCCGTGCATCTGCCGGTACCAGTCGATCAGGGACGCGCCGTCGAGGTCCGGCGGATCGCCGATGGGGTGCGGCGAGGTGTGTGCCTCGGCGACATGCGCGCCGGCCCAGCGGTGCACCGCCCCGGTGTGCCGCAGCAGATCGCGTACGGTCCAGTCGGGACAGGTGGCGACCTTGGCGTCGGTCCCGGCGGCTTCGGCGGCGCGGGCCAGCAACTGGCCTTCGGCGTCGAGGACGTGAAGGTGCTCGGCAATCTCCATAGGGGGATTGTGCCGGATGCGGCTCCCCGGTGAGCTGCATTTTCGCCCTCCTCTCGTACAACTTTTCGACTCACGGGTGGGTCTCGTCCATGCCGCCGGTGTCATGCCCTGCCTGCGCTGCATGTCCTGCTATGAGACGGCTATGGCGACCTCGTCACCGCTTCCGGAGCCTCCGTGCCGGGTGCCTCGGACGCCGGGGCGATCGTCGTGAACAGCGGAGCTTCCGGCGGGATCTCGGTCGACCGCACGCAGATCGTCACGCAGAACTTGTCCGGCGTCCCCGGCGTCCACGTACTTCGGGCGCTCCATGCCGTAGGCGGACCCGACGGCACCGGCCGTGGCCCCAGGGCCCGGTCGGGGCCTGGGGCGTACCGAAGGTTTGTGAAGGTTTGTGAATACCGATCGCCCCGGCGGGCACCAGGAGGCAGTCAACGACGGTTCACCGCGCCCCAGGAAAGGAGCACCCCGTGCTCAGGCCCCACCCCACGTTCCTGCACACCCTGCTCGAAACCTATTCCTCGCTGTTGGACCAGCAGGGCCGGGAGGACTCGGCCGAGGTCAGGCAGCGGCTGGACGATGTGTCGTACACCTTGTGCGTCTCCACCGGTACGCGGACTCCCGAGGCAGCCGTGGCCTGGGCCCGCGCCCAACTCGCCGGCGTGCTCTCGCAGGACGACGCCCGCCTGTCCGCCTGAAACGCGATTCCTGCATCGCCCGCAGCGAGGAATGCGACGTCAGCCTGCCGCACGCGTGTCACCCGGTCTGCGCATTCTCCGCATGCATGGGCGACTACCGGGAACCCCGTTGTGCATGGAATCCAGCCTCACCTGCCCCATCGCGTCCCACCTGCGCGTCGACGCCCTCGACCTCGTGCTCGAAGCCGAGCTGACCCTGACGTACAGCACCAAGGACCCGCTGGCCGTGACCCTCACCTTTCCGCGGTCCGAGGCCGAGCAGGCCCCGACGGTCTGGGTGCTCTCCAGGGATCTCCTTGCGTCGGGACTCCGGGCGCAGGTGGGCGAGGGTGATGTCGTGATCCGGCCGCGGGGGTGTCACACGGTGCTGGTGACGCTCACGTCCCCCGGTGGACGTGTCCGGGGGGAACTCGAGCGGGCGCCGATCGAGGCGTTCATCCGCGAGACGTACGCTCTGCTGCCCGCCTCTGAGGAGAGCGCGGCGCTGGACCTGGACGGGCTGATCGCGGCCCTCATCGCGGCGCCGTGAGCGAGGTGCGCGATCTGGGCGAGGTCCGCGATCTGAGCGAGGCCGGTCCAGGCCGTGCGCGTGCTTCACGCTGTCGGCGGGCCGGCGGCCGGGCGAGGCGCCGCCGGCCCCACTCCTGTCACACGGGCTGCGGGGTCTCCGACGCGCCATCGGCCATGGCCAACTGCCGACGGGCGGCGGCAAGCGCCGACCGCACCTTGCGGGTGCCGGTGGAGACGCAGAGGGTGTAGGCGATGTCCTCGATCCGTTGCCGGGTCTCGGGAGCCATGCTCGGCGTATGCGGCGCGCTCAAAGTCTCGTACTGCTCCACCAGTTCGCGCAGTATCGTCGGGTCGGCCATCAGCACGGCAGGTCTCCTTTGCTTTCAACGGGGTGACGCAGCCCTCAGCGGGCCGTGGTGCGGGGGTGCTTGGCCGCCCAGGCGTGCGTGCACGTGTGCGCGCGCGGGCCGACGGCAGATGAAGAGCGGGCGAGGTGACTGCCGGCGCGTGCCTGTCCACCACCACCGTGCGCGAGACAGGATGCGGGACGGCGGTTGAGGAAGAACGACACTCGCTCCGTGGAGGCGGGGGCTTTGGGGCACGGCCGCTTCCTGACCTCGAAATCAGTGTGCCCACGAGGGAGCGCCGGACGCCACCCGGCGCTGTGACGTGAGCCGCACGCCCGCGGGGTTTGGGGGCGCCGTTACCCGGGATGCGGGCCCTGACGCCGAACCGGGCACGGGCGTGCGCGTGAAATCTCCCCGCGCTGTGCCACCGCGGCCGGTGGCCTACGCGGCCTGGATGAGTTCGGCACGGCCGAACAGGAGGGCATAGCCGGAGGGGAGCTGGCCCAGGATCCGGGTCAGGAGTTCGGGGCCCGCCAGGGCTGCGACGGCGGCCAGAACGGCGCCGGTGTCCCAGCGTGTGGTGGCGGGGCTTGCCCCGGCCCGGGTGGCGAGATCCTTGACGAAGCCCCAACCGGTGAGGGGCTCGATGGCGGGGACCTGCGCGGTGAGGATGCGGGCGGCCTCCACGGGCAGACGCGCCGCGAGCTCGACGCGTTCATCCCCGGTCAGCTGCCTGCCGAGGCCGCCGAGTACCAGCCGAACGGCTTCCTCGGCCCGCTCCCTGGTGGGGTACGCGCCTTCGTAGCGCACCTTCTCCAGCATCTGACGGAACGTCATCACAGGGAGGGGGCGGGCGGGTTCAGGTCGTTCGAACATCGCTGCGTGCGCGCCTTTCTCGTCGCGGAGGGGATGGTGTGGGTGAGTGTGGGTGTCGATACCGGTGCTGTCTGTACGGGGGCGTACATCAGGTGCGGAGGGCGGAGCCATGGGGGCCATGG
This Streptomyces sp. NBC_01283 DNA region includes the following protein-coding sequences:
- a CDS encoding maleylpyruvate isomerase family mycothiol-dependent enzyme; the encoded protein is MEIAEHLHVLDAEGQLLARAAEAAGTDAKVATCPDWTVRDLLRHTGAVHRWAGAHVAEAHTSPHPIGDPPDLDGASLIDWYRQMHGDLVDTLRAAAPDLQCWTFLPAASPLAFWARRQANETTIHRVDAESAQEGTPSPIGTEFAADGIDELLRGFHARSRSRVRTQEPRVLRVRTTDANADAVANGDVQADAVWTVRLSQEPPVTVRGDEGPADCELSGPAEHLYLALWNRAPFPHVTGDTALSAFWSETSGV
- a CDS encoding DUF5133 domain-containing protein: MLRPHPTFLHTLLETYSSLLDQQGREDSAEVRQRLDDVSYTLCVSTGTRTPEAAVAWARAQLAGVLSQDDARLSA
- a CDS encoding DUF2267 domain-containing protein, which gives rise to MFERPEPARPLPVMTFRQMLEKVRYEGAYPTRERAEEAVRLVLGGLGRQLTGDERVELAARLPVEAARILTAQVPAIEPLTGWGFVKDLATRAGASPATTRWDTGAVLAAVAALAGPELLTRILGQLPSGYALLFGRAELIQAA
- a CDS encoding MarR family winged helix-turn-helix transcriptional regulator codes for the protein MAAKKAEQGLVDQWRDILAVHARTLCELDNALREHGLGASDFEVLDVLSEGAAADGDCAYRVQDIAGRVHLSQSALSRLIGRLEKDGLVERAMCSEDRRGVRVVLTDKGRRLHAEVRPLQRAVLERTLQRADSQ
- a CDS encoding DUF5133 domain-containing protein produces the protein MADPTILRELVEQYETLSAPHTPSMAPETRQRIEDIAYTLCVSTGTRKVRSALAAARRQLAMADGASETPQPV
- a CDS encoding SsgA family sporulation/cell division regulator encodes the protein MESSLTCPIASHLRVDALDLVLEAELTLTYSTKDPLAVTLTFPRSEAEQAPTVWVLSRDLLASGLRAQVGEGDVVIRPRGCHTVLVTLTSPGGRVRGELERAPIEAFIRETYALLPASEESAALDLDGLIAALIAAP